The Pelodiscus sinensis isolate JC-2024 chromosome 6, ASM4963464v1, whole genome shotgun sequence genome has a segment encoding these proteins:
- the SIGMAR1 gene encoding sigma non-opioid intracellular receptor 1 produces the protein MGAAGPRALRAGLALLGLAALGLALRGWLGARPFEFQPDEIAELGRHHAGLDHELAFSKIIVELRKKHPGHILPDEDLQWLFVNAGGWMGSMCVLHASLTEYVLLFGSAIDTGGHSGRYWVDISDTIISGTFRQWKEGTTRSEIYYPGDTIAHPSGEATAVQWSAGTWMVEYGRGVIPSALLFSLADTVFSTQDLVTLFYTLRVYAKALLLEASAYFSHLAQ, from the exons ATGGGGGCGGCGGGGCCGCGCGCGCTGCGGGCCGGGCTGGCGCTGCTGGGCCTGGCGGCGCTGGGGCTCGcgctgcggggctggctgggcgcgCGCCCCTTCGAGTTCCAGCCCGACGAGATCGCCGAGCTCGGCCGGCACCACGCgg GCTTGGACCATGAGCTGGCCTTCTCCAAGATCATCGTGGAGCTGCGGAAGAAGCACCCCGGCCACATCCTGCCGGACGAGGACCTGCAGTGGCTGTTCGTCAACGCGGGCGGGTGGATGGGCTCCATGTGCGTGCTCCACGCCTCGCTGACCGAGTACGTGCTGCTCTTCGGGTCGGCCATCGACACCGGGGGGCACTCGG GTCGCTACTGGGTGGATATCTCCGACACCATCATCTCGGGAACATTCCGGCAGTGGAAGGAAGGGACGACCAGAAGTGAAATCTATTATCCAG GGGACACCATAGCGCACCCGTCTGGCGAGGCCACGGCTGTCCAGTGGAGTGCCGGCACCTGGATGGTGGAGTACGGCCGTGGCGTCATCCCCTCCGCCCTGCTGTTCAGCTTGGCCGACACCGTCTTCAGCACTCAGGACCTTGTCACCCTCTTCTACACCCTCCGGGTTTATGCCAAAGCCTTGCTCCTGGAAGCCAGCGCCTACTTTAGCCACCTGGCCCAGTGA
- the GALT gene encoding galactose-1-phosphate uridylyltransferase — MEPAEPGTFQPREHQHVRYNPLRDDWVLVSAHRMRRPWQGQVEKPPQEDIPRCDLSNPLCPGATRANGEVNPPYESTFVFDNDFPALQPDAPEPDACGHPLFRAASARGVCKVMCFHPWSDLTLPLMSLAEIRAVIDKWVELAVELGASYPWVQIFENKGAMMGCSNPHPHCQVWASSFLPNEARLEERTQRQHFQEHGVPMLLEYAQLEAQRKERLVVENADWLVVVPYWAVWPFQTLLLPRRHVCRLQELSDQERDSLASIMKRLLTKYDNLFEVSFPYSMGWHGAPTGPHVGADCGHWQLHAHYYPPLLRSAAVRKFMVGYEMLAQAQRDLTPEQAAERLRSLPETHYRGRPREAA; from the exons ATGGAGCCTGCGGAGCCCGGCACCTTCCAGCCCCGCG agcACCAGCATGTCCGCTACAACCCTCTGCGAGACGACTGGGTGCTGGTGTCTGCCCACCGGATGAGGCGCCCCTGGCAGGGACAGGTTGAGAAACCCCCGCAAGAGGACATCCCGCGCTGTGACCTGTCCAACCCCCTGTGCCCCGGAGCAACGCGAGCCAACGGGGAG GTGAATCCGCCGTACGAGAGCACGTTTGTCTTCGACAACGACTTCCCAGCGCTGCAGCCGGATGCTCCAGAGCCTG acgCCTGCGGCCACCCCTTGTTCCGAGCTGCATCTGCCCGAGGAGTTTG CAAGGTCATGTGCTTCCATCCGTGGTCTGACCTGACGCTGCCGCTCATGTCGCTGGCGGAGATCCGGGCCGTGATTGACAAGTGGGTGGAGCTCGCGGTGGAGCTGGGCGCCTCCTATCCCTGGGTGCAG ataTTTGAGAACAAAGGGGCCATGATGGGCTGCTCCAACCCTCACCCGCACTGCCAG gtctgggCCAGCAGCTTCCTGCCCAACGAAGCCCGGCTGGAGGAGCGGACGCAGCGGCAGCACTTCCAGGAGCACGGCGTGCCCATGCTGCTGGAGTACGCCCAGCTGGAGGCCCAGAGGAAG GAGCGGCTGGTGGTGGAGAACGCCGACTGGCTGGTGGTGGTGCCCTACTGGGCCGTGTGGCCTTTCCAGacgctgctcctgccccgccgTCACGTCTGCCGCCTCCAGGAGCTCAGCGACCAGGAGAGGGACA GTCTGGCGTCCATCATGAAAAGGCTGCTCACCAAGTACGACAACCTCTTCGAGGTCTCCTTCCCCTACTCCATGGGCTGGCACG GCGCCCCCACAGGGCCTCACGTGGGAGCCGACTGTGGGCACTGGCAGCTGCACGCCCACTACTACCCGCCCCTGCTCCGCTCGGCCGCCGTCCGCAAGTTCATGGTGGGCTACGAGATGCTGGCCCAGGCTCAGCGGGACCTCACGCCGGAGCAG GCCGCCGAGCGGCTGAGGAGCCTGCCCGAGACGCATTACAGGGGGCGGCCGCGGGAGGCCGCCTGA